CGACACCATGAAGGCGCCGGTGATGCGGGCTGCGGCCGAGGCCGGTGCGGATATCGTCAACGATGTCTACGGTCTGCGCGGCGAGGGCGCCCTCGCTGCCGTCCGCGACAGCGGGCTGGCGGCATGCCTGATGCACATGCAGGGCGAGCCGCGCACCATGCAGGCGGCGCCGCGCTACGACGATGTGGTCGCGGAAGTGCGCGACTGGCTGCGGGAGCGGATCGAGGTCTGCATCGCGGCCGGCATCCCGGCGGAATCGATCCTGGTGGACCCCGGCATAGGCTTCGGCAAATCGCTGGCGCACAATCTCGCCCTGCTGGCCCATGTCAGCGCGCTGCGCGGCCTCGGCGCCGGGGTGCTGATCGGTGCATCCCGCAAGTCGATGTTCGGAAAGCTCCTCGGCCTGCCCGTGGACCAGCGACTCGCGCCCGGACTGGCGGTTGCCGCGATCGCGGTCTTCCAGGGAGCCGCTATCATTCGCACCCACG
The sequence above is drawn from the Algiphilus sp. genome and encodes:
- the folP gene encoding dihydropteroate synthase; amino-acid sequence: MPRKLASLLADGPAVMGIVNVTPDSFSDGGEADSIEKVVSRARTMVADGARIIDVGGESTRPGADPVDADTERARVVPAIRALRAVLPETWLSVDTMKAPVMRAAAEAGADIVNDVYGLRGEGALAAVRDSGLAACLMHMQGEPRTMQAAPRYDDVVAEVRDWLRERIEVCIAAGIPAESILVDPGIGFGKSLAHNLALLAHVSALRGLGAGVLIGASRKSMFGKLLGLPVDQRLAPGLAVAAIAVFQGAAIIRTHDVRDTAQAVATAAALRATGAQGET